Proteins encoded together in one Streptomyces sp. TLI_171 window:
- a CDS encoding ABC transporter ATP-binding protein, with the protein MTEQLSPAQPVLHLDQVSRVHGQGAAEVQALRAVDLKVYPGELVAVMGPSGSGKSTLLTLAGGLDSPSGGRVIVEGTVLGDLDRKRLAAVRRRAVGYVFQDYNLIPALTAAENIALPRELDGMSTRAARKEALAALDELGIAELADRFPDDMSGGQQQRVAIARALIGDRRLVLADEPTGALDSTTGESVLAVLRARCDAGAAAMMVTHEARHAAWADRVVFLRDGLLVDETARQDAGSLLLAAATNARKGTEQ; encoded by the coding sequence ATGACCGAACAACTCAGCCCGGCCCAGCCCGTGCTGCACCTCGACCAGGTGAGCCGGGTGCACGGCCAAGGGGCGGCCGAGGTGCAGGCGCTGCGCGCCGTCGACCTCAAGGTGTACCCGGGCGAACTCGTCGCCGTGATGGGCCCCTCCGGGTCCGGCAAGTCCACCCTGCTGACCCTGGCCGGCGGCCTGGACAGCCCGAGCGGCGGCCGGGTGATCGTCGAGGGCACCGTCCTCGGCGACCTCGACCGCAAGCGGCTCGCCGCCGTCCGCCGCCGCGCCGTGGGCTACGTGTTCCAGGACTACAACCTCATACCGGCGCTCACCGCCGCCGAGAACATCGCGCTGCCCCGCGAACTGGACGGCATGTCCACCCGGGCCGCCCGCAAGGAGGCGCTGGCCGCGCTCGACGAGCTCGGCATCGCCGAACTCGCCGACCGCTTCCCCGACGACATGTCAGGAGGCCAGCAGCAGCGCGTCGCCATCGCCCGCGCGCTGATCGGCGACCGCCGCCTGGTCCTCGCCGACGAACCCACCGGCGCCCTCGACTCCACCACCGGCGAATCCGTGCTCGCCGTCCTGCGGGCCCGCTGCGACGCCGGCGCCGCCGCCATGATGGTCACCCACGAGGCCCGGCACGCCGCCTGGGCCGACCGCGTGGTGTTCCTCCGCGACGGCCTGCTGGTCGACGAGACCGCCCGCCAGGACGCCGGCAGCCTGCTGCTCGCCGCCGCCACCAACGCGCGGAAGGGCACCGAGCAGTGA
- a CDS encoding PadR family transcriptional regulator, with amino-acid sequence MSIRHGLLALLDQGPRYGYQLRSEFEARTGATWPLNVGQVYTTLGRLERDGLVESAGEDDEGHQFYAVTEEGRSELRRWFDTPVPRTNPPRDELAIKLAMAVTVPGVDVAAVVQGQRRHSMKALQDYTRLKGRALAADTGSGGDLAWLLVLEQLIFQTEAEIRWLDHCESRLGQHAGRAAAAPPAEPADAPPARRAAKSRERGRL; translated from the coding sequence ATGTCGATCCGTCACGGCCTGCTCGCCCTGCTCGACCAGGGCCCGCGCTACGGCTACCAGCTGAGATCCGAGTTCGAGGCCCGCACCGGGGCGACCTGGCCGCTGAACGTCGGCCAGGTGTACACCACGCTCGGCCGCCTGGAGCGCGACGGCCTGGTGGAGTCCGCCGGCGAGGACGACGAGGGCCACCAGTTCTACGCCGTCACCGAAGAGGGACGCAGCGAACTGCGCCGCTGGTTCGACACCCCGGTGCCGCGCACCAACCCGCCCCGCGACGAGCTGGCGATAAAGCTCGCCATGGCGGTGACCGTCCCGGGCGTGGACGTCGCCGCCGTCGTACAGGGCCAGCGCCGGCACAGCATGAAAGCGCTGCAGGACTACACCCGGCTCAAGGGCCGCGCGCTGGCCGCCGACACCGGCTCCGGCGGCGACCTGGCCTGGCTGCTGGTGCTGGAGCAACTGATCTTCCAGACCGAGGCGGAGATCCGCTGGCTGGACCACTGCGAGAGCAGGCTCGGCCAGCACGCGGGACGCGCGGCAGCCGCCCCGCCCGCCGAACCCGCCGACGCGCCGCCCGCCCGCCGTGCCGCCAAGAGCCGCGAACGCGGCCGTCTCTGA